In Micromonospora sp. LH3U1, one genomic interval encodes:
- a CDS encoding penicillin-binding transpeptidase domain-containing protein, which produces MPLSYPRPHRPNPARRLVAALSTALLTAGVLAGCSGDDGPQRTVDAFLSGWRSGDLQAVGLINPTGTKLPAAEVTREIKELSGELAATPPTLTRRGEPKVEADIATATVQVEWNLPGQTRWAYDRQVRLAQGDGDQWQVIWEPRVLHEQLTTGDRLALRRDASTRAGVLDAAGNPIVTPRPVVRVGVQPNAVADLKKLVKDLDAAFKAIRPALVPAVDLADLPERVAKADPGAFVEVVSLREEAYLQIKPRIYDLPGTKFVSDKVDLAPTREFARAVLGTVDPAQADDLTAHPDRYVVGDLVGHGGLQGRYDEQLRGGPGLTVVVERPAEGGKLESTGTELFRREPQPGQALKTTLDVAVQNAADGALRAESRRSALVALRISDGAVLAAANGPGPVGENLAFNAQVPPGSTFKMVSTLGLLDRGAVTLDGPVDCKKTFTVDGRSFKNSDNFELGSVPFRTDFAKSCNTAFASLAPKLDGDGLAAAGRSLGLEGQWDLGTDAFTGKVSTGGSLAEQAAASFGQGTTLVSPLAMAGATAAVARGHFEQPKLLIDPAPAKPAPAGEQLKPESVAALRAMMREVVTTGTGSALKDVPGEVYGKTGTAEYDDNPANTHAWFVGWRGDVAFAVFVEKGGASTASAVPIAERFLRALPTP; this is translated from the coding sequence ATGCCCCTGTCGTACCCCCGGCCCCACCGGCCGAATCCCGCACGCCGGCTGGTCGCGGCCCTCAGCACGGCGCTGCTGACGGCCGGCGTTCTGGCCGGCTGCTCGGGAGACGACGGGCCGCAGCGCACCGTCGACGCCTTCCTCAGCGGTTGGCGCAGCGGCGATCTCCAGGCGGTCGGCCTGATCAACCCGACCGGCACCAAGCTGCCGGCGGCCGAGGTGACTCGCGAGATCAAGGAACTCTCCGGTGAGCTGGCGGCCACCCCGCCCACGCTGACGCGTCGCGGCGAGCCGAAGGTCGAGGCGGACATCGCGACCGCGACCGTCCAGGTGGAGTGGAACCTGCCCGGTCAGACCCGTTGGGCGTACGACCGGCAGGTACGTCTCGCCCAGGGCGACGGCGACCAGTGGCAGGTGATCTGGGAGCCCAGGGTGCTGCACGAGCAGCTCACCACGGGCGACCGGTTGGCGCTGCGCCGCGACGCCAGCACCCGGGCCGGGGTGCTGGACGCCGCTGGGAACCCGATCGTGACCCCCCGCCCGGTGGTCCGGGTGGGCGTGCAGCCCAACGCTGTCGCCGATCTCAAGAAGCTGGTCAAGGACCTCGACGCGGCGTTCAAGGCGATCCGCCCGGCGCTGGTCCCCGCCGTCGACCTGGCCGACCTGCCCGAGCGGGTGGCCAAGGCCGACCCGGGCGCCTTCGTCGAGGTGGTGTCGCTCCGCGAAGAGGCATACCTGCAGATCAAGCCCCGGATCTACGACCTGCCCGGCACCAAGTTCGTCTCCGACAAGGTCGACCTGGCGCCGACCCGGGAGTTCGCCCGGGCGGTGCTCGGCACGGTCGACCCGGCACAGGCCGACGACCTGACCGCGCACCCCGACCGGTACGTCGTCGGCGACCTGGTCGGGCACGGCGGGCTGCAGGGCCGCTACGACGAGCAACTGCGCGGCGGCCCCGGGCTGACCGTGGTGGTCGAGCGTCCCGCCGAGGGCGGCAAGCTGGAATCCACCGGCACCGAGTTGTTCCGCCGGGAGCCGCAGCCCGGGCAGGCGCTGAAGACCACGCTGGACGTCGCCGTCCAGAACGCGGCCGACGGTGCGCTACGCGCCGAGTCGCGCCGATCCGCGCTGGTGGCGCTTCGGATCAGCGATGGCGCGGTGCTCGCCGCCGCCAACGGCCCCGGACCGGTCGGGGAAAATCTGGCCTTCAACGCCCAGGTGCCGCCGGGCTCCACGTTCAAGATGGTCAGCACACTGGGCCTCCTGGACCGCGGCGCGGTCACTCTGGACGGGCCGGTGGACTGCAAGAAGACCTTCACCGTGGACGGTCGGTCCTTCAAGAACTCGGACAACTTCGAGCTCGGCTCGGTGCCGTTCCGCACGGACTTCGCCAAGTCCTGCAACACCGCGTTCGCCTCGCTGGCACCGAAGCTCGACGGCGACGGGTTGGCCGCCGCGGGCCGCTCGTTGGGCCTGGAGGGTCAGTGGGACCTCGGCACGGACGCCTTCACCGGCAAGGTGTCGACGGGCGGCAGCCTGGCCGAGCAGGCAGCGGCCTCGTTCGGGCAGGGCACCACGCTGGTCAGCCCGCTGGCCATGGCCGGTGCCACCGCCGCCGTCGCCCGTGGCCACTTCGAGCAGCCGAAGCTGCTGATCGACCCGGCGCCGGCCAAGCCAGCCCCGGCGGGTGAGCAGCTCAAGCCAGAATCGGTCGCTGCGCTGCGCGCGATGATGCGCGAGGTGGTCACCACCGGCACCGGCAGCGCGCTCAAGGACGTGCCCGGCGAGGTCTACGGCAAGACCGGCACCGCCGAGTACGACGACAACCCGGCGAACACCCACGCCTGGTTCGTCGGTTGGCGGGGCGACGTGGCGTTCGCCGTCTTCGTGGAGAAGGGCGGCGCCAGCACGGCCTCAGCCGTCCCGATCGCCGAGCGCTTCCTCCGCGCCCTCCCCACCCCCTGA
- a CDS encoding tetratricopeptide repeat protein produces the protein MSDPRITSSIFTRGAVDLSTLRGPAPASTRPGTPPQGGPSNGTPGASTAGGDTAIVDVTEATIQSEVLDRSMATPVVVFFGAAGFPESDEFAPVLERLNAEGGGTWVLARVDVQENPRIAQMFRVQGIPMVYAVVGGQPVDAFSGVVPEAQLRQWLQAVLKAGGVAVAEPEDPRLDEADDALMSGDLDAAEQAYRKILADAPADAAATAGLAQVGVARRVAGADPATALAAAESAPDDVAAQLLAADIEVLSGLAEQAYARLVGLVRRTAGEDRETVRQHLVSLFSIAGPDDPAVASARRALASALF, from the coding sequence ATGAGCGACCCACGGATCACCTCGTCGATCTTCACCCGCGGCGCGGTCGACCTCAGCACGCTGCGTGGCCCCGCACCAGCCAGTACCCGCCCCGGCACGCCCCCGCAGGGCGGCCCGTCCAACGGCACCCCCGGCGCGTCAACCGCCGGCGGTGACACCGCCATCGTCGACGTCACCGAAGCGACAATCCAGTCCGAGGTGCTCGATCGGTCGATGGCCACACCCGTCGTCGTGTTCTTCGGCGCGGCCGGCTTCCCGGAGAGCGACGAGTTCGCCCCGGTCCTGGAGCGGCTGAACGCCGAGGGCGGCGGCACCTGGGTGCTGGCACGGGTCGACGTGCAGGAAAACCCGCGAATCGCCCAGATGTTCCGGGTCCAGGGCATCCCCATGGTCTACGCGGTCGTTGGCGGTCAGCCGGTCGATGCCTTCTCCGGAGTGGTGCCCGAGGCGCAGCTGCGGCAGTGGCTCCAGGCCGTGCTCAAGGCCGGCGGAGTGGCCGTGGCCGAGCCGGAGGACCCCCGCCTCGACGAGGCGGACGACGCCCTGATGAGCGGCGATCTGGACGCCGCCGAGCAGGCGTACCGGAAGATCCTGGCCGACGCACCGGCGGACGCCGCGGCCACGGCGGGGCTGGCCCAGGTCGGGGTGGCCCGCCGGGTGGCCGGCGCCGACCCTGCCACCGCGCTGGCCGCTGCCGAGAGCGCCCCCGACGACGTGGCCGCCCAGCTGCTGGCCGCCGACATCGAGGTGCTCAGCGGCCTGGCCGAGCAGGCGTACGCCCGGCTCGTCGGTCTGGTCCGGCGCACCGCCGGAGAGGACCGCGAGACGGTCCGTCAGCACCTGGTCTCGCTCTTCTCCATCGCAGGCCCGGACGATCCGGCGGTCGCCTCGGCACGCCGGGCACTGGCCAGCGCCCTGTTCTGA
- a CDS encoding acyl-CoA mutase large subunit family protein, whose translation MDADEIDAGRARWQARYDAARKRDADFTTLSGMPVEPVYGPPEGSAYPGFERIGWPGEYPYTRGLYPTGYRGRTWTIRQFAGFGNAQQTNERYKMILGAGGGGLSVAFDMPTLMGRDSDDPQALGEVGHCGVAIDTATDMQALFDGIDLAGVTTSMTISGPAVPVFCMYLVAAERQGADLSKLDGTLQTDIFKEYIAQKEWLFDPEPHLRLIGDLMEYCAREIPRYKPLSVSGYHIREAGSTAAQELAYTLADGFGYVELGLSRGMDVNVFAPGLSFFFDSHLDFFEEIAKFRAARRIWARWLRDVYGATSEKALWLRFHTQTAGVSLTAQQPVNNVVRTAVEALAAVLGGTNSLHTNALDETLALPTDESAEIALRTQQVLMEETGVVNVADPLGGSWYVEALTDKIEAEAEEIFARIRQLGGDGPHQIGPMTSGILRGIEDGWFTGHIAESAFVYQQALEKGDKKIVGVNCHAGTVAKELEILRISHEVELEQRRVLAERKGARDESAVRAAVTRMVDASRTDENMIPAMLDAVRAEATLGEICDALRAEWGTYREPARF comes from the coding sequence ATGGACGCCGACGAGATCGACGCCGGACGGGCGCGCTGGCAGGCCCGGTACGACGCCGCGCGCAAACGGGACGCGGACTTCACCACGCTTTCCGGGATGCCGGTGGAGCCGGTCTACGGGCCGCCGGAGGGCAGCGCGTACCCGGGCTTTGAACGGATCGGCTGGCCGGGCGAATACCCGTACACCCGGGGTCTGTATCCGACCGGCTACCGCGGGCGGACCTGGACGATCCGTCAGTTCGCCGGCTTCGGTAACGCCCAGCAGACCAACGAGCGTTACAAGATGATCCTCGGCGCCGGCGGCGGTGGCCTCTCGGTCGCGTTCGACATGCCGACGCTGATGGGCCGCGACTCCGACGACCCGCAGGCGCTCGGCGAGGTCGGCCACTGCGGCGTCGCCATCGACACCGCCACCGACATGCAGGCGCTCTTCGACGGCATCGACCTGGCCGGCGTCACCACCTCGATGACCATCTCCGGCCCGGCCGTGCCGGTGTTCTGCATGTACCTGGTCGCCGCCGAGCGGCAGGGCGCCGACCTGTCCAAGCTGGACGGCACGCTGCAGACCGACATCTTCAAGGAGTACATCGCGCAGAAGGAGTGGCTCTTCGACCCGGAGCCGCACCTGCGCCTGATCGGCGACCTGATGGAATACTGCGCCCGGGAGATCCCGCGCTACAAGCCGCTGTCGGTCTCCGGCTACCACATCCGCGAGGCCGGCTCGACCGCCGCACAGGAGTTGGCGTACACGCTGGCCGACGGTTTCGGCTACGTGGAGCTGGGCCTTTCGCGAGGCATGGACGTGAACGTCTTCGCGCCGGGGCTGAGCTTCTTCTTCGACTCGCACCTCGACTTCTTCGAGGAGATCGCCAAGTTCCGCGCCGCCCGCCGGATCTGGGCCCGCTGGCTGCGCGACGTCTACGGCGCGACCAGCGAGAAGGCCCTCTGGCTGCGGTTCCACACGCAGACCGCCGGAGTGTCGCTGACCGCGCAGCAGCCGGTCAACAACGTCGTACGGACCGCCGTCGAGGCACTGGCGGCGGTGCTCGGTGGGACCAACTCGTTGCACACCAACGCGCTGGACGAGACCCTGGCGCTGCCCACCGACGAGTCCGCCGAGATCGCCCTGCGTACCCAGCAGGTGCTGATGGAGGAGACGGGCGTGGTCAACGTGGCCGACCCGCTCGGCGGCTCCTGGTACGTCGAGGCGCTGACCGACAAGATCGAAGCCGAGGCGGAGGAGATCTTCGCCCGGATCCGGCAGCTCGGCGGGGACGGGCCGCACCAGATCGGTCCGATGACCTCGGGCATCCTGCGTGGCATCGAGGACGGCTGGTTCACCGGGCACATCGCCGAGTCGGCCTTCGTCTACCAGCAGGCCCTCGAAAAGGGCGACAAGAAGATCGTCGGGGTCAACTGCCACGCCGGCACGGTCGCCAAGGAACTGGAGATCCTGCGCATCTCGCACGAGGTGGAGCTGGAGCAGCGCCGGGTGCTCGCCGAGCGCAAGGGTGCCCGGGACGAGTCGGCGGTCCGCGCGGCGGTGACCCGGATGGTCGACGCCAGCCGTACCGACGAGAACATGATCCCCGCCATGCTGGACGCGGTCCGCGCCGAAGCGACCCTGGGCGAGATCTGCGACGCGCTCCGCGCCGAATGGGGCACCTACCGCGAACCCGCCCGCTTCTAA
- a CDS encoding Asp23/Gls24 family envelope stress response protein, whose protein sequence is MDHEATQELTTASAAAGGTTQVSDEVIEKIAVAAARAVPGVAELGGDVARFFNSVLDRVGLDQVGDARRGCSAHVTGDAAVVNLVLVIQAGQPVPEITGQVRARVTEAVEAYGLRVDEVNIRVDDVAMDAPAAPTA, encoded by the coding sequence GTGGACCACGAGGCGACGCAGGAGCTGACCACGGCGTCGGCGGCGGCCGGCGGGACGACGCAGGTCTCCGACGAGGTGATCGAGAAGATCGCCGTCGCGGCGGCCCGCGCGGTGCCTGGTGTGGCCGAGTTGGGCGGGGACGTGGCCCGGTTCTTCAACTCGGTGCTCGACCGGGTCGGGCTGGATCAGGTGGGCGACGCCCGGCGTGGCTGCTCGGCCCACGTGACCGGGGACGCCGCCGTGGTCAACCTGGTGTTGGTGATCCAGGCCGGTCAGCCGGTGCCGGAGATCACCGGCCAGGTGCGGGCCCGGGTGACCGAGGCGGTCGAGGCGTACGGGCTGCGGGTCGACGAGGTCAACATCCGGGTCGACGACGTGGCGATGGACGCGCCCGCAGCTCCGACGGCCTGA
- the meaB gene encoding methylmalonyl Co-A mutase-associated GTPase MeaB yields MSEAAEHVPAAGTTSVRRSRDVPLLVERARTGDPRAVARLITLVENGDALLPAIAAALAPYAGQAQVVGLTGSPGVGKSTTTNELVRALRARGHRVGVLAVDPSSPFTGGAILGDRVRMQDHATDPGVYIRSMSSRGHLGGLAAATPQAVRVLEGAGCDVVLVETVGVGQAEVEVASLADTTLVLLAPGMGDAIQAVKAGILEIADVFVVNKADRDGVDATVRDIQGMIALGERGPGQWRPQVVRAVASRGEGIDDIAAAIDKHRGWLVEHGELRRRQEARAAAEVEAIALGVLRARIGSLRDGTQLSTLAAQVAEGANDPYTAANELLAQLAR; encoded by the coding sequence GTGAGCGAAGCGGCTGAGCACGTCCCGGCAGCGGGCACCACGTCGGTGCGCCGCAGTCGGGACGTACCGCTGCTGGTCGAACGTGCCCGCACGGGCGACCCCCGCGCGGTGGCCCGACTGATCACGTTGGTGGAGAACGGCGACGCGTTGCTGCCGGCAATCGCCGCCGCGCTGGCACCGTACGCCGGGCAGGCGCAGGTCGTGGGGCTGACCGGTTCGCCCGGGGTGGGTAAGTCGACCACCACGAACGAGCTGGTCCGCGCGCTGCGGGCGCGTGGGCACCGGGTCGGCGTGCTGGCGGTCGACCCGTCCAGTCCGTTCACCGGCGGGGCGATCCTCGGCGACCGGGTGCGGATGCAGGACCACGCCACCGATCCGGGCGTCTACATCCGGTCCATGTCCAGCCGGGGGCACCTCGGCGGGCTGGCGGCGGCGACGCCGCAGGCGGTCCGGGTGCTTGAGGGCGCCGGCTGCGACGTAGTGCTGGTGGAGACGGTCGGCGTCGGGCAGGCCGAGGTGGAGGTCGCCTCGCTGGCCGACACCACGCTGGTGCTGCTCGCCCCCGGCATGGGCGACGCGATCCAGGCGGTCAAGGCCGGCATCCTGGAGATCGCCGACGTGTTCGTGGTCAACAAGGCCGACCGGGACGGCGTCGACGCCACGGTCCGTGACATCCAGGGCATGATCGCCCTCGGTGAGCGCGGCCCGGGGCAGTGGCGACCGCAGGTGGTCCGCGCGGTCGCCTCGCGGGGCGAGGGCATCGACGACATCGCCGCGGCGATCGACAAGCACCGGGGCTGGCTGGTCGAGCACGGCGAGCTACGCCGCCGCCAGGAGGCGCGGGCCGCCGCCGAGGTCGAGGCGATCGCGCTCGGCGTGCTCCGCGCCCGGATCGGTTCACTGCGCGACGGTACGCAGTTGTCCACACTCGCCGCCCAGGTGGCCGAGGGCGCGAATGACCCGTACACGGCAGCGAACGAGTTGCTCGCCCAGCTAGCCCGCTGA
- a CDS encoding acetyl-CoA C-acetyltransferase, protein MASVIVSGARTPMGRLLGNLKDLPATKLGGIAIKAALERAGVSPDQVQYVIMGQVLQAGTGQIPARQAAVEAGVPMSVPALTINKVCLSGLDAIALADQLIRAGEFDIVVAGGMESMTNAPHLLMGQRTGYKYGDVVVKDHMAHDGLSDAWDCCSMGESTERLGTKHGISRTEQDAFAAASHQRAAAAQKNGHFAEEIAPVVIPQRKGDPLVISEDEGIRPDTTVESLAKLRPAFAKDGTITAGSSSPISDGAAAVLVMSKAKAKELGLTWLAEIGAHGNVAGPDNSLHSQPSNAINHALKKGGLSVADLDLIEINEAFAQVGVQSTRDLGISPDKVNVNGGAIALGHPIGMSGARLVLTLALELKRRGGGTGAAALCGGGGQGDALIIHVPGKAENNQ, encoded by the coding sequence ATGGCTTCGGTGATCGTCAGCGGCGCGCGGACCCCGATGGGCCGGCTGCTGGGCAACCTCAAGGACCTCCCGGCCACGAAGCTCGGCGGGATCGCCATCAAGGCGGCGCTGGAGCGTGCCGGCGTCAGCCCGGACCAGGTCCAATACGTGATCATGGGACAGGTGCTGCAGGCCGGCACCGGTCAGATCCCGGCGCGGCAGGCCGCGGTCGAGGCCGGCGTGCCGATGTCCGTGCCGGCGCTGACCATCAACAAGGTCTGCCTCTCCGGCCTGGACGCCATCGCCCTGGCCGACCAGCTGATCCGTGCCGGCGAGTTCGACATCGTGGTGGCCGGTGGCATGGAGTCGATGACCAACGCCCCGCACCTGCTGATGGGCCAGCGCACCGGCTACAAGTACGGCGACGTGGTGGTCAAGGACCACATGGCGCACGACGGGCTCAGCGACGCGTGGGACTGCTGCTCGATGGGCGAGTCGACCGAGCGGCTCGGCACCAAGCACGGCATCTCCCGCACCGAGCAGGATGCCTTCGCCGCGGCCAGCCACCAGCGGGCCGCCGCGGCGCAGAAGAACGGCCACTTCGCCGAGGAGATCGCCCCGGTGGTGATCCCGCAGCGCAAGGGTGACCCGCTGGTGATCAGCGAGGACGAGGGCATCCGCCCGGACACCACCGTCGAGTCGCTGGCCAAGCTGCGCCCCGCCTTCGCCAAGGACGGCACCATCACCGCCGGCAGCTCGTCGCCGATCTCCGACGGCGCCGCCGCGGTGCTCGTCATGAGCAAGGCCAAGGCCAAGGAGCTGGGGCTGACCTGGCTCGCAGAGATCGGTGCGCACGGCAACGTGGCGGGCCCGGACAACTCCCTGCACTCGCAGCCGTCGAACGCGATCAACCACGCCCTGAAGAAGGGCGGCCTGAGCGTCGCGGACCTGGACCTCATCGAGATCAACGAGGCGTTCGCGCAGGTCGGTGTGCAGTCCACCCGTGACCTCGGCATCAGCCCGGACAAGGTCAACGTCAACGGCGGCGCGATCGCGCTGGGGCACCCGATCGGCATGTCCGGCGCGCGTCTCGTACTCACCCTCGCCCTGGAGCTGAAGCGGCGCGGCGGCGGCACCGGCGCGGCGGCGCTCTGCGGCGGCGGTGGCCAGGGCGACGCGCTGATCATCCACGTTCCGGGCAAGGCTGAGAACAACCAGTGA
- the mce gene encoding methylmalonyl-CoA epimerase — protein sequence MAENSPVEPGADYVTDIGLRKIDHVGIAVADLDAAIDFYQRTFGMRCVHIETNAEQGVREAMLSVGPTTEGGCVQLLAPLTPESTIAKFLDRNGPGVQQVAYTVVDIDAACAALRARGMRLLFDAPRRGTADSRINFVHPKDAGGVLVELVEPAASH from the coding sequence ATGGCTGAGAACTCCCCCGTCGAGCCCGGTGCGGACTACGTCACAGACATCGGGCTCCGCAAGATTGACCACGTCGGGATCGCCGTGGCCGACCTGGACGCCGCGATCGACTTCTACCAGCGAACGTTCGGGATGCGCTGCGTACACATCGAGACCAACGCCGAGCAGGGCGTCCGGGAAGCGATGCTCTCTGTCGGGCCGACCACCGAGGGCGGCTGTGTGCAGCTGCTCGCCCCGCTCACCCCGGAGTCGACGATCGCCAAGTTCCTGGACCGTAACGGGCCGGGCGTGCAGCAGGTCGCGTACACCGTGGTGGACATCGACGCGGCCTGCGCGGCGCTGCGCGCGCGGGGGATGCGGCTGCTCTTCGACGCACCGCGACGTGGCACCGCGGACTCGCGAATCAACTTCGTGCACCCGAAGGACGCTGGCGGCGTCCTCGTCGAACTCGTCGAGCCCGCCGCCTCCCACTGA
- the ccrA gene encoding crotonyl-CoA carboxylase/reductase, which yields MQDILEAIMAAEESNDPDRELASVARLPVPESYRGVVVRAEEARMFDGMATRDKDPRKALHVQEVPTPELGPGEALVAVMASAINYNTVWTSIFEPLPTFKFLQRYGRISELTRRHDLPYHVVGSDAAGVVLRTGPGVTRWAPGDEVVAHCLSVELEDAAGHDDTMLDPQQRIWGFETNFGGLAELAIVKANQLMPKPRHLSWEEAASPGLVNSTAYRQLVSHHGANMKQGDVVLIWGASGGLGGYATQMALNGGAIPVCVVSSPEKAELCRKMGAELVIDRAAEGFRFWKDEETQDTDEWRRFGERIRELTGGEDPDIVFEHPGRETFGASVYVARRGGTIVTCASTSGFLHQYDNRYLWMHLKRIVGSHFANYHEAWQANRLVALGKVHPTVSRTYPLEQTGQAAYEVHRNAHQGKVGVRCLAPTDGLGVRDGEFRARHEDAINRFRGH from the coding sequence GTGCAGGACATCCTCGAAGCGATCATGGCGGCGGAGGAATCGAACGATCCAGACCGCGAGCTCGCCAGCGTCGCCAGGCTGCCCGTACCAGAGAGCTACCGGGGTGTGGTGGTCCGCGCCGAAGAGGCCCGGATGTTCGACGGCATGGCCACCCGGGACAAGGACCCCCGCAAGGCGCTGCACGTGCAGGAGGTGCCGACGCCGGAACTCGGGCCGGGCGAAGCCCTGGTCGCAGTGATGGCCAGCGCCATCAACTACAACACGGTGTGGACCAGCATCTTCGAACCGCTGCCCACCTTCAAGTTCCTCCAGCGCTACGGCCGGATCTCCGAGCTGACCCGCCGGCACGATTTGCCGTACCACGTGGTCGGCTCGGACGCGGCCGGCGTGGTGCTGCGCACCGGCCCCGGGGTGACCCGGTGGGCACCCGGCGACGAGGTGGTCGCGCACTGCCTCTCCGTCGAGTTGGAGGACGCGGCGGGGCACGACGACACCATGCTCGACCCGCAGCAGCGGATCTGGGGCTTCGAGACCAACTTCGGCGGGCTCGCCGAGCTGGCCATCGTCAAGGCCAACCAGCTGATGCCCAAGCCGCGGCACCTGAGCTGGGAGGAGGCCGCCAGCCCCGGGCTGGTCAACTCCACCGCGTACCGGCAGCTCGTCTCGCACCACGGGGCCAACATGAAGCAGGGCGACGTGGTGTTGATCTGGGGCGCCTCCGGTGGCCTCGGCGGGTACGCCACCCAGATGGCGCTCAACGGCGGCGCGATCCCGGTCTGCGTCGTCTCGTCGCCGGAGAAGGCCGAGTTGTGCCGCAAGATGGGCGCTGAGCTGGTCATCGACCGGGCGGCGGAGGGCTTCCGCTTCTGGAAGGACGAGGAGACCCAGGACACGGACGAGTGGCGGCGCTTCGGCGAGCGGATCCGTGAGTTGACCGGCGGCGAGGACCCGGACATCGTCTTCGAGCACCCGGGTCGGGAGACGTTCGGTGCCAGCGTCTACGTGGCCCGGCGCGGTGGGACCATCGTCACCTGCGCATCCACGAGCGGCTTCTTGCACCAGTACGACAACCGCTACCTGTGGATGCACCTCAAGCGGATCGTCGGCAGCCACTTCGCCAACTACCACGAGGCGTGGCAGGCCAACCGGCTGGTCGCGCTCGGCAAGGTGCACCCGACGGTGTCCCGCACGTACCCGTTGGAGCAGACCGGCCAGGCGGCGTACGAGGTGCACCGCAACGCCCACCAGGGCAAGGTCGGGGTGCGCTGCCTCGCACCCACCGACGGGCTGGGCGTACGCGACGGGGAGTTCCGGGCCCGGCACGAGGACGCGATCAACCGGTTCCGGGGGCACTGA
- a CDS encoding DivIVA domain-containing protein, with translation MPQQQSSPLAFFDNANSQPDFTVGLRGYNTHQVDDFLGRMTAALTQSEQARAEAEQRMNDAQRRLRQAEQRMSALEQKLTDTNKQLEENSRPTLSGLGTRVEQILRLAEEQANDHRNEAKRESEGILSAARLEAREITDKARAEAAAMKASAEREAGNLRTAAEREAAEVRVQARREADTLRADADRETKQLRTVTAHEVAELKSTVEREVATLRATAEREITQQRAKAAREAEEKRAEATKLLTDARDKRDKDLQALELQLAERREKSEREESERHAAQVSQTQKMVSEAEQRARAAQERAKEIEQRAEARRVESERNAAETVDKAKAHSEKTLNEAKAESQRLLTEARTEAELTTQAARREVDDLTRQKDAVTSQLGQMLSGLAGIVPGMPAAAAPAAKPEAKKTEGGQERVPAETAG, from the coding sequence ATGCCCCAGCAGCAGTCCTCCCCTCTCGCGTTCTTCGATAACGCGAACTCGCAGCCAGATTTCACCGTCGGCCTGCGCGGATACAACACTCACCAGGTCGACGACTTCCTCGGCCGGATGACCGCCGCGCTGACCCAGTCCGAGCAGGCCCGTGCCGAGGCCGAGCAGCGGATGAACGACGCCCAGCGTCGGCTCCGCCAAGCCGAGCAGCGCATGAGTGCGCTGGAGCAGAAGCTCACCGACACGAACAAGCAGCTCGAAGAGAACAGCCGACCCACCCTCTCCGGGCTCGGCACCCGCGTCGAGCAGATCCTCCGGCTCGCCGAGGAACAGGCCAACGACCACCGCAACGAGGCGAAGCGCGAGTCGGAGGGCATCCTCTCCGCCGCCCGCCTCGAGGCCCGCGAGATCACCGACAAGGCGCGCGCCGAGGCCGCGGCCATGAAGGCCAGCGCCGAGCGCGAGGCGGGCAACCTGCGCACCGCTGCCGAGCGCGAGGCCGCCGAGGTCCGGGTGCAGGCCCGCCGTGAGGCTGACACCCTGCGCGCGGACGCCGACCGCGAGACCAAGCAGCTGCGTACGGTCACCGCGCACGAGGTGGCCGAGCTGAAGTCGACCGTCGAGCGGGAGGTCGCCACCCTCCGGGCCACCGCCGAGCGGGAGATCACCCAGCAGCGGGCGAAGGCCGCCCGCGAGGCCGAGGAGAAGCGCGCCGAGGCGACCAAGCTGCTGACCGACGCGCGGGACAAGCGTGACAAGGACCTCCAGGCTCTGGAGCTCCAGCTGGCCGAGCGCCGTGAGAAGTCCGAGCGTGAGGAATCCGAGCGGCACGCCGCCCAGGTGTCGCAGACCCAGAAGATGGTCAGCGAGGCCGAGCAGCGTGCGCGGGCCGCGCAGGAGCGGGCCAAGGAGATCGAGCAGCGTGCCGAGGCTCGGCGGGTCGAGTCGGAGCGCAACGCCGCCGAGACGGTGGACAAGGCCAAGGCACACTCCGAGAAGACGCTCAACGAGGCGAAGGCCGAGTCGCAGCGCCTGCTCACCGAGGCCCGCACCGAGGCCGAGCTGACCACGCAGGCCGCCCGCCGCGAGGTCGACGACCTCACCCGGCAGAAGGACGCGGTCACCTCGCAGCTGGGCCAGATGCTCTCCGGGCTCGCCGGCATCGTCCCGGGTATGCCGGCGGCGGCCGCTCCGGCGGCCAAGCCGGAGGCGAAGAAGACCGAGGGCGGTCAGGAGCGGGTGCCGGCGGAGACCGCCGGCTGA